A single region of the Salicibibacter cibi genome encodes:
- a CDS encoding sigma-54-dependent Fis family transcriptional regulator has product MGSIYDKDRQLEISWERSQSYGVDPSYVDNDLLTGGELKDRKERLQELFQACSPILEQLYSQLKHSLFTIIVADPDGYIVFNRGDSPFLQRAKKVWLDAGANWSENVKGTNAIGTAIYENRSVSVVGMQHFTQENHFLTCYSSPLYSPAGELLGILDVSGDARRHHPHTFGMVVAAAQACQSQLLFHGAKKELTLAIQETETVSQKLNQPLISIDQNAIIQQLNQKAAQILKQPINECIGKSLSHWFDHHSIDHLLTTQDSKSNIRMKANSNIWMTEAIKDDRQKLFRSILSLPTKSHNPTENDPAQTTWECDKAQRVLQFARHTSKTDTTMLIQGETGTGKDVIAQDIHHTSEREGDFIPVNCAAIPESLIESELFGFQKGTFTGANQKGNIGKIKAAHKGTLFLDEIGEMPLSMQTVLLRLLDNKHITPLGSHHPEPVDVRILAATNRDLTNDINENRFRKDLYYRLSALTIKLPPLRNRTDVLTLANHFLEKMSLELNVKQFYVDDPTRKQIMDHQWPGNIRELQHTLRQAVYQAYFMRESTHIKKEDLQLNEQQSQDDANGTEHERIAAVINETNGNLSRAAKLLGIGRTTLYRKISLYPQLHQRISQMRRGSL; this is encoded by the coding sequence ATGGGTTCGATATATGATAAAGACCGGCAACTGGAAATTTCCTGGGAGCGAAGTCAAAGTTATGGTGTAGATCCATCATATGTTGATAACGACCTTCTAACCGGTGGAGAGCTTAAGGATCGCAAAGAAAGGCTTCAAGAACTATTTCAAGCATGCTCACCAATTTTGGAACAGTTATACTCCCAATTAAAACATTCTCTGTTTACGATTATTGTGGCTGATCCGGATGGTTATATCGTATTTAACCGTGGAGATTCGCCTTTTTTGCAACGCGCTAAAAAAGTATGGTTGGATGCAGGAGCAAATTGGAGTGAAAATGTGAAAGGGACAAATGCCATCGGTACGGCTATTTACGAAAATCGATCCGTAAGTGTTGTCGGGATGCAGCATTTCACCCAAGAAAATCATTTTTTGACCTGCTATTCTTCTCCTTTATATTCCCCTGCAGGAGAATTATTAGGGATTCTCGACGTAAGCGGTGACGCAAGACGACACCACCCCCATACCTTTGGAATGGTTGTTGCGGCTGCCCAGGCATGTCAATCACAACTTCTGTTTCATGGCGCAAAGAAAGAATTAACCCTAGCGATACAGGAAACAGAAACAGTATCCCAAAAACTGAATCAACCCCTTATTTCCATTGATCAAAACGCTATCATCCAACAACTGAATCAAAAAGCTGCTCAAATCCTCAAGCAACCAATAAATGAGTGCATCGGCAAATCTCTATCCCACTGGTTTGATCATCACTCGATCGACCACCTTTTGACTACGCAAGATTCTAAAAGCAACATCCGCATGAAAGCTAACTCAAATATTTGGATGACGGAAGCAATCAAAGATGATAGGCAAAAATTGTTCCGTTCTATTTTAAGTCTCCCGACAAAAAGTCATAACCCGACAGAGAACGATCCAGCGCAAACGACATGGGAATGTGATAAAGCCCAACGTGTTCTGCAATTTGCCCGTCATACATCCAAAACCGACACCACAATGCTTATACAGGGAGAAACCGGAACGGGAAAAGATGTTATCGCTCAAGACATCCATCATACGAGTGAAAGAGAGGGAGATTTTATCCCAGTCAATTGTGCAGCAATCCCGGAATCACTCATCGAATCTGAATTGTTTGGGTTTCAAAAAGGAACTTTTACAGGTGCGAACCAAAAAGGAAACATCGGCAAAATCAAGGCAGCCCACAAGGGGACGCTATTCCTTGATGAAATCGGTGAAATGCCTTTATCCATGCAGACCGTACTGCTTAGATTGCTAGATAATAAACACATCACACCCTTAGGGTCCCATCATCCGGAACCCGTCGATGTACGAATACTTGCAGCGACCAATCGCGATTTAACCAATGACATCAATGAAAATCGTTTTCGCAAAGATTTGTATTATCGTTTATCCGCCCTTACGATTAAACTTCCGCCGTTGCGCAATCGCACAGACGTATTAACCCTTGCAAATCACTTTCTTGAAAAAATGTCGCTAGAGCTAAATGTCAAACAATTTTATGTGGATGATCCCACGCGAAAGCAAATCATGGATCATCAATGGCCGGGAAATATACGTGAACTTCAACACACACTTCGACAAGCGGTTTACCAAGCTTATTTTATGAGAGAATCAACACACATCAAAAAGGAAGATTTACAACTTAATGAACAACAATCGCAAGACGATGCAAATGGGACTGAACACGAACGAATTGCTGCTGTAATAAACGAAACCAACGGTAATTTGTCACGAGCAGCAAAACTCCTTGGGATTGGAAGGACAACCTTATATCGAAAAATCAGCCTTTATCCTCAGCTTCATCAACGAATTTCACAAATGAGAAGAGGATCCCTCTGA
- a CDS encoding carbohydrate kinase family protein, whose protein sequence is MNKIISIGEALIDMSPMTNTEKPSFQANIGGAPLNVLSALAKWGVNTSYIGKVGDDLFGEQILEKLNALNIDTSAMQMAEHTKTTLAFVSLKADGERSFDFYRSPGADQLLQPSDLDMETIGNADIIHFGSVSLSHEPSRSANFQALDFAAEQGIIVSYDPNLRLALWENEKEARKVSLEAARYADILKISREELLFLTEEKKVEDAITHFKNISLIFVTLGAKGCYYYGENRSGFSPPHEVSAIDSTGAGDAFMASVLFGILRHTNNINHLTNDGLEKIATFANHIAAHSTTRSGGFDVVKGLDEIPPEHI, encoded by the coding sequence ATGAACAAGATTATCTCAATTGGAGAAGCGCTTATAGACATGTCACCAATGACAAATACCGAGAAACCAAGTTTCCAGGCAAACATTGGCGGCGCACCTTTGAATGTGTTATCCGCACTCGCTAAATGGGGAGTAAATACGTCATACATCGGGAAAGTCGGCGATGATCTTTTCGGCGAACAAATCTTAGAGAAGTTAAATGCTTTAAACATTGATACGAGCGCGATGCAAATGGCCGAACACACGAAAACCACCCTTGCCTTTGTATCTCTAAAAGCCGACGGTGAGCGCTCATTCGATTTCTATCGAAGTCCAGGTGCTGATCAACTTTTACAACCGTCTGATTTGGACATGGAAACCATCGGAAATGCAGATATTATCCATTTTGGCTCCGTGTCGTTGTCCCACGAACCGTCCCGAAGCGCAAACTTCCAAGCGCTAGATTTCGCCGCAGAACAAGGGATAATCGTTAGCTATGATCCTAACCTGCGTTTGGCATTATGGGAGAACGAAAAAGAAGCTCGTAAAGTTTCCTTAGAAGCTGCGCGATACGCGGATATCTTAAAGATCTCCAGGGAAGAACTGTTGTTTTTGACCGAGGAAAAAAAGGTAGAAGATGCCATCACGCATTTTAAAAACATTTCGCTTATCTTCGTCACCCTTGGTGCCAAAGGTTGTTACTATTACGGCGAAAACAGGAGTGGATTTTCCCCACCCCATGAAGTGAGTGCCATCGATTCAACGGGTGCCGGTGATGCTTTCATGGCCAGCGTACTCTTTGGCATTCTTCGTCACACAAATAATATCAACCATCTCACTAACGATGGTCTCGAAAAAATCGCGACATTTGCGAACCATATCGCTGCTCACTCCACGACGCGGAGTGGAGGTTTTGATGTAGTGAAGGGGCTGGATGAGATTCCGCCGGAGCACATCTAA
- the adhP gene encoding alcohol dehydrogenase AdhP — MKAAVVNNFSQDLEIKDVSVPELEYGDVLIKVHTCGVCHTDLHAATGDWPAKPNLPLIPGHEGVGIVEKVGEGVKTVKVGDRVGVPWLYSACGECEYCLVGKETLCPDRLYSGYLVDGAYAEYCKAPGNYVVKIPDELDAVEAAPILCAGVTTYKALKVSGAQPGDWVAIYGIGGLGHIAVQYAKVMGFNVYAVDIQDDKLSLAKKLGADKTVNSAKTNPDESIQNDIGGVQAAISVAVAQKPFEQAYHSIKNGGTLVAVGLPSDELPVPIFDTVANEITVKGSFVGTRKDQQEALALAAQGKIKANISTESLDNINEIFERMEQGKIDGRVVLKISE, encoded by the coding sequence ATGAAAGCAGCTGTTGTCAACAATTTTTCACAGGACTTGGAAATTAAGGACGTTTCTGTGCCTGAACTGGAATATGGTGATGTACTGATTAAAGTGCATACATGTGGTGTTTGCCACACGGATTTGCATGCCGCCACGGGGGACTGGCCGGCAAAACCAAATCTACCATTGATCCCTGGACATGAAGGGGTGGGAATCGTTGAAAAAGTTGGTGAGGGAGTAAAAACTGTTAAGGTTGGCGATAGAGTAGGGGTCCCTTGGCTTTATTCAGCATGTGGTGAATGCGAATATTGCCTTGTAGGTAAAGAAACACTTTGTCCAGACAGGCTATACTCCGGTTATTTGGTAGATGGGGCTTATGCGGAATACTGTAAGGCTCCGGGGAACTATGTTGTTAAAATTCCAGACGAACTTGACGCTGTTGAAGCTGCGCCAATTTTATGTGCCGGAGTGACGACTTACAAAGCGTTGAAAGTATCAGGTGCCCAACCTGGAGATTGGGTAGCTATTTATGGTATTGGCGGACTTGGGCATATTGCAGTGCAATATGCAAAGGTGATGGGATTTAACGTTTATGCGGTTGATATTCAGGATGATAAGCTTTCCCTTGCAAAAAAATTAGGAGCAGATAAAACGGTTAATAGTGCAAAAACGAATCCGGATGAGTCTATTCAAAATGATATTGGGGGTGTCCAGGCTGCGATCAGTGTAGCAGTTGCCCAGAAACCGTTTGAACAAGCCTATCATTCTATAAAAAATGGCGGGACATTGGTAGCTGTTGGTTTGCCCAGCGATGAACTTCCTGTGCCCATTTTTGATACGGTTGCCAATGAAATCACAGTAAAAGGCTCCTTTGTTGGAACGCGAAAGGATCAACAAGAAGCGTTAGCATTAGCGGCTCAAGGAAAAATTAAGGCTAACATTTCAACAGAATCTCTAGATAATATAAATGAAATATTTGAGCGAATGGAACAAGGGAAGATTGATGGAAGAGTTGTACTAAAAATTAGTGAATAG
- a CDS encoding helix-turn-helix domain-containing protein, translating to MMAKRKMSLNELASKVGVTTSNLSILKTGKAKAIRFNTLEDICEVLDCQPGDILEYVDDE from the coding sequence ATGATGGCAAAACGAAAAATGTCTTTGAACGAGTTGGCTTCAAAAGTGGGGGTTACAACAAGCAATTTATCCATTTTAAAAACAGGAAAAGCGAAAGCCATTCGTTTTAACACCTTAGAGGACATTTGTGAAGTATTGGATTGCCAACCAGGGGATATTCTTGAATATGTCGATGATGAATAG
- a CDS encoding transglycosylase domain-containing protein, protein MQSNKFCRRSGLNEEKLKFTEGATIYDMNDNEHGRLQGSENHSYRDIDDMPEHLKNAFIVVEDYRFYEHSGVFKCLHRCSLHFDFIRDVHL, encoded by the coding sequence TTGCAGAGTAACAAGTTTTGCCGTCGGTCTGGACTTAACGAAGAAAAACTTAAGTTTACGGAAGGGGCAACGATTTATGATATGAACGATAATGAGCACGGGCGCTTACAAGGGTCGGAGAATCATAGCTATCGGGACATTGATGACATGCCCGAACATCTGAAGAATGCGTTTATCGTGGTAGAAGACTATCGCTTTTATGAACACAGTGGCGTTTTTAAATGTTTGCATCGTTGTTCCCTTCATTTTGATTTCATACGAGACGTCCATTTGTAA
- a CDS encoding LacI family DNA-binding transcriptional regulator, producing MPTNSIREVATKAGVSTATVSHVINETRFVAENTRQKVIHAMDELDYTPNFAAKTLRSQQTFTIGLVIPDISNHFFTSVVKGIEQNLYQKGYQLLVGNTDEKLELEIEKLKTFQAQQVSGIILASSAEHYQDIEPYLNLNTPIVFIDRIPDGTSGDYISVESEKAVYNAVQLLIERGHERIGMVTGIDTLSTTRERINGYRNALVHSRINVDENLIFEGDSKFTGGYHAAEKLLTQPGITAMFVANNLMTIGACTYFKEYQITIPEDIAIIGFDDYEWAKITDPPLSVIKQPVEKIGEKAAEALLHKIKTDDSGNQSIRLPTELILRESC from the coding sequence ATGCCAACAAACAGTATTCGTGAAGTTGCAACAAAGGCTGGTGTATCCACAGCAACTGTTTCTCACGTAATTAATGAGACAAGATTCGTTGCCGAGAACACACGTCAAAAAGTGATACATGCCATGGATGAATTGGATTACACGCCGAATTTTGCCGCAAAAACGCTCCGAAGCCAACAAACGTTTACCATAGGCCTTGTCATTCCGGACATCTCCAACCATTTCTTTACCTCCGTCGTTAAAGGGATTGAACAAAACCTTTATCAAAAAGGCTATCAATTGTTGGTTGGAAATACCGATGAGAAACTCGAATTGGAGATTGAAAAGCTTAAAACCTTTCAAGCACAACAAGTAAGCGGCATCATCCTCGCATCGAGCGCGGAACATTATCAGGACATTGAACCTTATCTCAACCTGAATACTCCAATCGTTTTTATCGACCGTATTCCCGACGGGACATCAGGCGATTATATCTCTGTTGAGAGCGAAAAAGCAGTATATAATGCAGTGCAACTACTCATCGAGAGAGGCCATGAGCGAATCGGAATGGTGACAGGAATCGACACATTAAGCACGACACGAGAAAGAATTAACGGATACCGAAACGCCCTCGTTCATTCCAGGATTAACGTGGATGAAAATCTAATTTTCGAAGGTGATTCAAAATTTACCGGAGGCTATCATGCCGCTGAAAAATTGCTGACTCAACCTGGCATTACCGCCATGTTTGTCGCCAATAATTTGATGACCATTGGCGCTTGCACGTATTTTAAAGAATACCAAATAACCATCCCGGAAGATATCGCGATCATTGGCTTTGATGATTACGAATGGGCAAAAATCACCGACCCACCACTTTCTGTCATTAAGCAACCTGTTGAAAAAATTGGGGAAAAAGCCGCAGAAGCTTTATTACACAAAATAAAAACGGATGATTCCGGGAACCAATCAATTCGTCTTCCAACCGAATTGATCTTAAGGGAATCGTGTTAG
- a CDS encoding DUF2975 domain-containing protein yields MTKGKKIFYKVMHIISIIGIIGMMLGVLFLTAIWIFQPVGDASSYSIGLGVFSFDIPQEVGFFFSHMFFVSLIVMLLLLIALLMSIRKFFKNLSNKYIFIQQNANNIRNVGWILIFLSFLSNVPAIILANDFVGSVDFSNVPFSISYDMEYGMLFAGIAILAVAQIFNQAVKIAEENQLTI; encoded by the coding sequence ATGACGAAAGGTAAGAAAATTTTTTACAAGGTCATGCATATTATTTCAATTATTGGAATTATCGGCATGATGTTAGGTGTGCTTTTTTTAACTGCCATATGGATATTCCAGCCAGTTGGTGATGCTTCGAGTTATAGTATAGGATTAGGTGTATTTTCTTTTGACATTCCTCAGGAGGTCGGTTTTTTCTTTAGTCATATGTTTTTCGTATCGCTCATTGTGATGTTATTGTTACTTATTGCTTTGTTAATGAGCATAAGGAAATTCTTCAAAAATTTATCTAATAAGTATATTTTCATCCAACAAAATGCGAATAATATCAGAAATGTTGGATGGATCCTCATATTCCTGTCTTTCTTAAGTAATGTACCGGCGATCATTTTGGCAAATGATTTTGTGGGAAGTGTTGATTTTAGCAATGTTCCTTTTTCCATAAGCTATGACATGGAATATGGCATGTTATTTGCAGGGATAGCCATCTTAGCCGTTGCTCAAATTTTTAACCAGGCGGTAAAGATCGCAGAAGAAAATCAACTTACGATATAA
- a CDS encoding sucrose-specific PTS transporter subunit IIBC, producing MQEAAKAIIDAIGGSENVSAATHCATRLRLVLHDEKRVDENKLEAIEEVKGSYFSNGQLQIIIGTGTVNKVHKELIKLTDLDESSKDEVKEAANKKMNPIQRFVKMLSDIFIPIIPAIVAGGLLMGIYNVLTAPDLFFDGQSLVDVYPQIEDLSEMVNTFANAAFVFLPILIGFSATNRFGGNPYLGAALAMIMVHPDLLDANLYGEALVEDEVSYWNLFGLEIAQVGYQNTVLPILAAAYVLANLERLFRKIVPSILDNLLTPLLTLLTSAIVTFILVGPLMRTGGDLFTEGLVWMYDATGFIGSAIFGFLYAPLVITGMHHSFIAVETQLLANISETGGSFIFPIASMANVAQGAAALAVIWITREAQMKSIATASGISGLLGITEPAMFGVNLKLRYPFIAAIIGAGIASAYLGFTSVLSTAIGPAGLPGIIAISPESIVNFIIGLLISFTTTFALTFVLARRDRLKNRG from the coding sequence ATGCAAGAAGCAGCTAAGGCAATAATCGATGCTATAGGCGGAAGCGAAAACGTTTCTGCTGCTACCCATTGTGCTACCCGGTTACGGCTAGTCTTACATGACGAAAAACGGGTAGATGAAAATAAACTTGAAGCCATCGAAGAAGTGAAGGGCTCATATTTTAGCAATGGTCAACTTCAAATCATCATTGGAACCGGAACGGTAAATAAAGTTCATAAAGAACTGATCAAACTTACAGATTTGGATGAATCAAGTAAAGATGAAGTGAAAGAAGCAGCCAACAAAAAAATGAATCCGATTCAACGTTTTGTTAAAATGCTTTCAGATATTTTTATTCCAATCATCCCAGCCATTGTTGCCGGCGGGTTGTTGATGGGGATCTATAACGTATTAACCGCCCCTGATCTCTTTTTTGACGGGCAGTCACTCGTAGATGTATATCCCCAGATTGAAGATCTAAGTGAGATGGTTAACACATTTGCCAACGCAGCATTCGTCTTCTTGCCCATATTAATAGGATTTTCAGCCACCAATCGCTTTGGCGGCAATCCTTATTTGGGCGCAGCCCTTGCCATGATTATGGTTCATCCTGATTTACTTGATGCAAACCTATATGGAGAGGCTTTAGTCGAAGATGAAGTATCATACTGGAACCTTTTCGGATTAGAAATTGCGCAAGTTGGCTATCAGAATACAGTTTTACCTATATTAGCGGCTGCATACGTGTTAGCAAATCTTGAGCGGCTTTTTCGTAAGATTGTGCCCTCAATATTGGATAACCTACTAACACCACTGCTTACATTATTAACCTCAGCAATTGTGACATTCATTCTTGTAGGGCCTCTTATGCGAACCGGGGGAGATTTATTCACCGAAGGTTTGGTCTGGATGTATGATGCCACCGGCTTTATTGGCAGTGCCATTTTTGGCTTTTTATACGCTCCTCTTGTCATTACAGGTATGCATCATAGCTTCATTGCCGTGGAAACCCAGTTATTAGCTAACATTTCCGAGACTGGTGGGTCATTTATTTTCCCTATTGCTTCCATGGCAAATGTGGCTCAAGGAGCTGCAGCTCTAGCAGTCATATGGATTACGAGAGAAGCGCAAATGAAAAGTATTGCGACTGCTTCCGGAATTTCCGGTTTACTGGGAATTACGGAACCGGCAATGTTTGGAGTTAATTTAAAGTTACGCTATCCATTCATTGCTGCTATCATTGGCGCAGGTATCGCTTCAGCTTATTTAGGATTTACAAGTGTTTTGTCTACAGCTATAGGCCCGGCCGGTTTACCAGGTATTATTGCAATAAGTCCTGAATCTATTGTAAACTTCATCATAGGCTTATTGATCTCATTTACGACGACATTTGCCCTTACCTTTGTTCTAGCAAGACGAGATAGATTAAAAAACAGAGGTTGA
- the ltrA gene encoding group II intron reverse transcriptase/maturase, with product MQALRYWDYYDMTETFTDLYEKSIERQSFSRLYDVITARENILLAYRTIKSNKGSKTSGTDGKTIADLKSWSEEELITEVRNKLKNYCPKKVRRKWIEKDNGKWRPLGIPCILDRMIQQCFKQVLEPIAEAQFYNHSYGFRPLRSAHHAMARIQTLINTAQFHFVVDIDIKSFFDHINHTLLIKQLWHLGVQDRKVLACISKMLKAEIDGEGKPTCGVPQGGLLSTLLSNIVLNDLDQWVAGQWEFFPLSKPYQSKVGERNAKKRSRLKEGYLIRYADDFKILCKDGETAQKWYHAVRLYLRDRLKLDISPEKSHIVNMRKRESEFLGFTIRADKKGNKRVARTGIKANKKQKIKQKAKEHIRRIKASPSALNALLFNSFVSGLHHYFRRATKVNLEFSRLAYDLQAYIYNHLKPVGRYEHPANPPPVYHKLYSLGFKTFKIAGVYLFPLADVKTANTRGFTPALTPYTKKGREGIHKQLRPDIQREIGVLMTSTLPNRSVEYMDNRISRYSMKMGKCEITGNDLLASDVHCHHYTPTCLGGTDQFNNLRILHKDIHRLIHYTDKEKIKMLLRRYSITASMLEKINRYRENCRLSKIEQS from the coding sequence ATGCAAGCTTTACGTTATTGGGATTACTACGATATGACGGAAACATTTACGGATTTGTATGAAAAGTCCATCGAACGCCAAAGCTTTTCTCGTCTTTATGATGTCATCACAGCACGGGAAAATATCCTTTTAGCCTATCGGACCATCAAATCCAACAAAGGTTCAAAGACATCGGGAACCGATGGGAAAACCATCGCCGATTTAAAATCGTGGTCGGAAGAAGAATTAATTACTGAAGTCCGAAACAAACTCAAAAACTATTGCCCAAAGAAAGTCCGAAGGAAGTGGATTGAAAAAGATAACGGAAAATGGCGACCACTGGGTATTCCATGTATACTCGACCGTATGATCCAGCAATGTTTTAAACAAGTGCTGGAACCGATTGCGGAAGCGCAATTTTACAATCACAGCTATGGATTTCGCCCTCTTCGGTCTGCCCATCATGCAATGGCAAGAATCCAAACGCTGATCAATACTGCCCAGTTCCATTTCGTGGTAGACATTGATATAAAAAGCTTCTTTGACCATATTAACCATACGTTACTCATTAAGCAACTATGGCACTTGGGCGTGCAAGATCGAAAAGTCTTGGCTTGCATTTCGAAAATGCTCAAGGCGGAAATTGATGGAGAAGGTAAACCTACCTGCGGCGTACCGCAGGGTGGATTGTTATCAACTTTACTTTCAAATATCGTGTTGAATGATTTAGACCAATGGGTCGCCGGTCAATGGGAGTTCTTCCCTTTGTCAAAGCCCTATCAATCCAAAGTTGGGGAAAGAAATGCCAAGAAACGCAGCCGACTCAAAGAAGGTTACCTTATCCGTTATGCAGATGACTTTAAAATCCTCTGTAAAGATGGGGAAACGGCACAGAAATGGTATCATGCGGTTCGCTTATACCTGAGAGATCGTTTGAAACTGGATATATCGCCAGAGAAATCCCATATTGTGAATATGCGGAAAAGGGAATCGGAATTTCTCGGGTTCACCATCCGTGCGGATAAAAAGGGCAATAAGAGAGTCGCGCGTACAGGGATCAAAGCAAATAAAAAGCAGAAAATCAAGCAAAAAGCGAAAGAGCATATTCGAAGGATCAAAGCTTCACCTTCTGCACTCAATGCGCTCCTTTTCAACAGTTTTGTTTCAGGACTTCATCATTATTTTAGACGAGCCACAAAAGTAAATCTAGAGTTCTCACGTCTTGCCTATGATCTACAAGCCTATATCTATAACCATCTCAAGCCGGTCGGGAGATACGAACATCCTGCCAATCCGCCACCAGTTTATCATAAGCTCTATAGTTTGGGTTTCAAAACGTTCAAAATCGCCGGTGTGTATTTATTTCCACTTGCCGACGTGAAAACGGCGAACACTAGGGGGTTTACTCCTGCGCTTACGCCTTACACGAAGAAAGGCAGGGAAGGCATACACAAACAGCTACGTCCTGATATCCAACGTGAGATTGGCGTTTTGATGACCTCAACGCTTCCGAATCGAAGTGTGGAGTATATGGATAATCGGATCAGCCGATATAGCATGAAAATGGGGAAATGCGAAATCACAGGCAATGACTTGCTGGCTTCAGACGTCCATTGCCATCATTATACCCCAACATGTTTAGGTGGAACCGATCAATTCAACAACTTACGAATCCTTCATAAAGATATACACCGACTCATCCATTATACCGACAAAGAGAAGATAAAGATGCTCCTCCGTCGGTATAGTATTACTGCATCTATGCTTGAAAAGATCAACAGATATAGAGAAAACTGTAGATTATCAAAAATCGAGCAATCCTAA
- the exaC gene encoding acetaldehyde dehydrogenase ExaC produces the protein MHYAKPGTANAIVDFKSRYDNFIGGEWVAPADGEYFENVSPVNGQVFTEVARSKEADVSRALDAGHEVKAGWAATSVADRSRILNKIADRMEENMEKLAVAETWDNGKPVREALAADIPNAIDHFRYFAGVIRAQEGGVSQIDEDTVAYHFHEPLGVTGQIIPWNFPLLMMSWKVAPALAAGNCTVLKPAEQTPASINIWLEIVQDLLPPGVLNVVQGFGLEAGKPLAQSDKVDKVAFTGETTTGRMIMQYASENIIPVTLELGGKSPNIFFADVMDKDDGYLDKALEGFVMFALNNGEVCTCPSRALIDESIYDAFMDRALKKVKEIKGGDPLDTNTMIGAQVSEEQLEKILSYFDIAKQEGAEVITGANRKKYEGDQADGYYVEPTIFKGHNNMRVFQEEIFGPVVSVTTFNGHDEALEIANDTLYGLGAGVWSRNINTAYRFGRAIQSGRVWTNCFHAYPAHAAFGGYKKSGIGRENHLMMLDHYQQTKNLLVSYSEEPQGLF, from the coding sequence ATGCATTACGCAAAACCGGGAACGGCCAATGCAATTGTTGATTTCAAGTCGCGCTATGATAATTTTATCGGCGGGGAGTGGGTCGCGCCTGCGGATGGGGAATATTTTGAAAATGTTAGTCCCGTCAACGGTCAGGTTTTCACGGAGGTTGCACGTTCAAAAGAAGCGGATGTCAGCCGAGCGCTGGATGCCGGCCATGAAGTGAAAGCCGGATGGGCCGCTACTTCCGTGGCGGATCGTTCTCGTATCTTGAACAAAATCGCGGATCGCATGGAAGAGAATATGGAAAAACTCGCTGTTGCGGAAACATGGGATAACGGCAAGCCGGTTCGTGAGGCGTTAGCGGCGGATATTCCCAACGCGATTGACCATTTTCGGTATTTTGCCGGTGTGATACGTGCTCAGGAAGGCGGCGTATCGCAAATTGATGAGGATACGGTGGCGTATCATTTTCACGAGCCCCTCGGGGTAACCGGGCAGATTATTCCCTGGAATTTTCCCCTCCTCATGATGTCTTGGAAAGTGGCGCCAGCGCTAGCCGCCGGAAACTGTACGGTTTTAAAGCCTGCTGAACAGACCCCCGCCTCCATCAATATTTGGCTTGAGATTGTGCAGGATCTGCTCCCGCCCGGTGTGCTCAATGTCGTGCAAGGCTTTGGCCTGGAAGCCGGAAAGCCGCTCGCCCAAAGCGATAAAGTCGATAAAGTGGCGTTCACCGGCGAAACGACGACGGGACGAATGATTATGCAATACGCGTCCGAAAACATTATTCCGGTCACGCTTGAGCTTGGTGGGAAATCACCGAACATTTTCTTCGCCGATGTCATGGACAAGGACGATGGCTATCTTGATAAAGCGCTGGAAGGATTCGTCATGTTTGCCCTCAATAACGGGGAGGTCTGCACGTGCCCGTCACGCGCGCTCATCGATGAATCCATCTACGACGCATTCATGGACCGTGCTTTGAAAAAGGTAAAAGAAATCAAGGGCGGCGATCCCCTGGATACGAATACGATGATCGGGGCACAGGTATCTGAAGAACAGTTGGAAAAAATCCTTTCCTATTTTGATATCGCCAAGCAAGAAGGTGCCGAAGTCATCACCGGTGCCAATCGCAAAAAATATGAAGGCGATCAGGCTGATGGCTATTATGTCGAGCCGACGATTTTCAAAGGTCATAACAACATGCGCGTCTTCCAGGAAGAAATTTTTGGCCCTGTCGTTTCCGTGACAACGTTCAACGGCCACGATGAAGCACTAGAGATTGCGAACGATACACTGTACGGCCTTGGCGCGGGTGTTTGGTCACGCAACATCAACACGGCCTATCGCTTCGGCCGCGCGATTCAGTCCGGGCGCGTCTGGACGAATTGCTTCCACGCGTACCCGGCGCACGCGGCCTTTGGCGGCTATAAAAAATCTGGGATCGGGCGCGAAAACCATCTCATGATGCTTGATCACTATCAACAAACGAAAAACTTGCTCGTCAGCTATAGTGAAGAACCGCAAGGATTGTTTTAA